The Pseudophryne corroboree isolate aPseCor3 chromosome 2, aPseCor3.hap2, whole genome shotgun sequence genome has a segment encoding these proteins:
- the LOC134986481 gene encoding uncharacterized protein LOC134986481, with protein MAFQGSSYKLYTKNNGKYLGLIQLFAKFDPVMQEHVGRILKDELVVHYCVNHWQILIDHVSSFTLKRPSDTCWEAKISSVKAVRYQVADIHDAIISLSEKEEKHDHEIAHEACQLKDFSFLVLLVIWYDILNTWLYQVFGRILKKHLETAISSAKELAKLLEVVPEFQATKRICYVKRHFVYESRDDQIVTTPKKQFEVEFFIPLLDVAIMSIRKRFQQLNQHAETWGFLYKITEQTNREQLEKYCSDLQLALTTGVDADIERGPLCDELISIWKFVENMAMPTPLTILNFIKTSKLEDLYLNIWVSLRISLTTPVSVASEERSFSKLKLIKTYLRSSMSQEMLTSLATLFD; from the exons ATGGCATTTCAGGGTTCTTCTTATAAATTGTATACCAAAAACAATGGAAAATATTTGGGTCTTATACAGTTATTTGCAAAATTTGATCCAGTTATGCAAGAACATGTTGGTCGTATTTTGAAAGATGAACTGGTAGTTCATTACTG CGTTAATCACTGGCAGATTTTGATTGACCATGTAAGTTCTTTTACTCTAAAAAGACCTAGCGACACATGTTGGGAGGCTAAAATCTCCAGTGTGAAAGCGGTTCGATACCAAGTTGCAGATATTCATGATGCAATTATCTCTCTTTCTGAAAAAGAGGAAAAACATGACCATGAAATTGCACATGAAGCTTGTCAACTGAAAGATTTTAGTTTTCTTGTTTTGTTGGTGATTTGGTACGATATACTTAACACATGGCTGTATCAAGTTTTTGGAAGAATATTAAAAAAACACTTGGAGACTGCTATATCAAGTGCCAAAGAGCTTGCAAAACTTCTTGAAGTTGTACCTGAATTTCAAGCAACAAAAAGAATATGTTATGTGAAACGACATTTTGTTTATGAGAGCAGAGATGATCAAATTGTTACAACACCCAAGAAACAATTTGAAGTTGAATTTTTTATTCCATTGCTTGACGTAGCCATCATGTCCATTCGAAAGAGATTTCAGCAACTGAATCAGCATGCAGAAACATGGGGGTTCCTTTACAAgataactgaacaaacaaatagagaGCAGCTTGAAAAGTACTGCAGTGATCTCCAGCTTGCTCTGACTACTGGTGTGGATGCAGATATTGAACGCGGTCCTCTATGTGATGAACTGATCAGTATCTGGAAGTTTGTAGAAAACATGGCAATGCCAACTCCACTCACCATACTGAATTTTATTAAAACATCAAAGCTAGAAGATCTATATCTGAATATATGGGTTTCTTTGAGAATCTCATTAACTACACCAGTTTCTGTGGCTAGTGAAGAGAGAAGCTTCTCAAAATTGAAATTAATAAAAACGTATCTGCGATCCTCTATGTCCCAAGAAATGTTGACTTCATTAGCAACCCTTTTCGATTGA